The Spirosoma foliorum genome has a window encoding:
- a CDS encoding tetratricopeptide repeat protein — protein sequence MKQVFVMLVACCLAVGAHAQQAADAAATDAIKKEKEKSDKDITDAKAAAKASTWMDRAKTYQNIASSGNVKVDSAAATTAYDAYKKVIELDKDKKGGPGKLAKEAEDALKSPGLYSAFMQQGVAKFQAKNYGEAVKSLTMASDINPKDTLAPLYSAIAAQQVKDNATAKTQLEKYIAGGGKDVAIYGSLAMLYRGDNEIDKALATLDKGIALAPSNKDLANEKINIMLSTNRMDEAISGMKAMVEKDPNNVQNLVNLSIVYNNIAHKRDEEVRKLEGDTKKGGNTAKQLADSKSIIDAYNSEIARLSASIKKTPKNAELKRQLADVQKRLAEQKTEMATLEAAAKEAAANASVAAANEKKLADIRQMQTENYNLEKQYLDKALAVDPNNYDANFNMAVWIFNRAVEMKRNVDKMDMAEYNKNGKELDGKVCGKFKQALPYFQKAKSIKDEAEVTENLTNTENILKQYEEKKIVCIESK from the coding sequence ATGAAACAAGTTTTTGTAATGCTCGTCGCGTGTTGCCTGGCAGTAGGTGCACACGCACAACAAGCCGCAGATGCTGCGGCTACAGATGCCATTAAAAAGGAAAAGGAAAAAAGCGATAAGGATATAACGGATGCGAAAGCGGCTGCCAAGGCTAGTACCTGGATGGACCGTGCCAAAACGTACCAGAACATTGCCAGCAGTGGCAACGTAAAAGTTGACTCAGCGGCTGCTACAACGGCTTATGATGCGTATAAAAAAGTAATTGAACTGGATAAAGACAAGAAAGGTGGTCCAGGTAAATTAGCGAAAGAAGCAGAAGATGCCCTAAAGAGCCCAGGTCTCTACAGTGCGTTCATGCAGCAGGGGGTTGCCAAGTTCCAGGCTAAGAATTATGGCGAAGCGGTGAAATCTCTGACGATGGCCAGTGACATTAACCCTAAAGACACCTTAGCTCCACTGTATTCGGCTATTGCTGCGCAACAGGTAAAGGATAATGCAACCGCGAAGACCCAACTGGAGAAATACATTGCCGGTGGTGGTAAGGATGTGGCTATCTACGGTTCGCTGGCGATGTTGTATCGGGGCGATAACGAAATAGATAAGGCCCTGGCTACGCTGGATAAAGGTATCGCTCTGGCTCCATCGAATAAAGATCTGGCTAATGAGAAGATCAATATTATGTTGTCGACGAACCGGATGGATGAAGCGATTTCGGGCATGAAGGCTATGGTTGAAAAAGATCCGAACAACGTTCAGAATCTGGTCAACCTGTCGATTGTTTATAACAACATTGCCCATAAGAGAGATGAAGAGGTTCGGAAACTGGAAGGGGATACGAAGAAGGGTGGTAATACTGCCAAGCAACTCGCCGATTCGAAGAGTATCATTGATGCCTACAACAGCGAAATTGCCCGGTTGAGCGCTTCTATCAAAAAAACGCCAAAGAATGCCGAACTGAAACGTCAGCTGGCCGATGTTCAGAAAAGACTGGCTGAGCAAAAAACAGAAATGGCTACGTTAGAAGCCGCTGCTAAAGAAGCTGCAGCCAATGCATCGGTAGCAGCCGCCAATGAGAAGAAGCTGGCTGATATCCGTCAGATGCAAACAGAGAACTATAATCTGGAGAAGCAATATCTGGACAAAGCACTGGCCGTTGATCCAAATAACTACGATGCTAACTTTAACATGGCTGTTTGGATCTTTAACCGCGCTGTTGAAATGAAGCGTAATGTCGATAAGATGGACATGGCTGAGTACAACAAGAATGGCAAAGAGCTGGATGGTAAAGTTTGTGGTAAGTTTAAGCAAGCGCTGCCATACTTCCAGAAAGCAAAATCGATTAAAGATGAAGCTGAGGTAACCGAGAATTTGACGAATACGGAAAATATTCTGAAACAGTACGAAGAGAAGAAGATCGTTTGTATTGAGAGTAAATAA
- a CDS encoding TetR/AcrR family transcriptional regulator, giving the protein MITQSISFDKQEAILAAALGLFIEYGFHGTPTSKIAREAGVAHGTLFHYFKTKDELIVTLYNSIQEGFTVYLSEQTKPSASVVDRFKDLFYHSVQWAVDYKYEFYFTQQFRHSPYFKQLGAEPILQPGLYQSLYIEAIKDNLFKPLPVGLISSLCVNQIIGTYEYLVQSDLSAEKQKEIINEIAELTWAMFVKLETL; this is encoded by the coding sequence GTGATTACTCAATCAATATCTTTCGATAAACAGGAAGCCATCTTAGCAGCCGCGTTAGGTTTGTTTATTGAGTATGGCTTTCATGGAACGCCCACCAGCAAAATTGCGCGTGAGGCCGGCGTTGCCCATGGTACCTTATTCCATTATTTCAAAACAAAAGACGAACTCATCGTTACTCTCTATAATTCCATACAGGAGGGATTTACCGTCTATCTATCTGAACAAACGAAACCATCCGCTAGCGTTGTGGATCGATTTAAGGATCTTTTTTATCATTCTGTACAATGGGCTGTAGACTATAAATATGAATTTTACTTCACTCAGCAGTTCCGACATTCTCCATATTTCAAACAATTGGGAGCAGAGCCAATCCTACAGCCAGGTTTATATCAGAGCTTATATATAGAAGCGATAAAAGATAATCTATTCAAACCTTTGCCTGTCGGCTTGATTTCATCACTTTGTGTTAATCAGATTATTGGTACTTATGAATATCTTGTCCAGTCCGATCTATCAGCTGAAAAACAGAAGGAGATAATTAATGAGATTGCTGAATTGACCTGGGCCATGTTTGTTAAATTAGAAACCTTATAG
- a CDS encoding helix-turn-helix transcriptional regulator has protein sequence MTINDKIKQILLDKNLTPSYFADEIGVQRSSISHILSGRNRPSFDIIQKIIRRFPELGYEWIMEEDGQVTPRAATNSSGYNFNRGTGVGRPTIDRADPVTTQPSMPSYPLKPSGIRSQRTEIPPLGTPNQMLANESNLPEPAPNVGISSEKKVERILIFYTDGSFREYMPTT, from the coding sequence ATGACTATAAATGACAAAATTAAACAGATCCTTCTAGACAAGAATCTGACTCCATCATATTTCGCTGATGAAATTGGTGTGCAACGATCGAGTATTTCTCACATTTTATCGGGCCGTAATCGCCCTAGCTTTGATATTATTCAGAAAATTATTCGTCGTTTTCCTGAGCTAGGTTATGAATGGATTATGGAAGAAGACGGCCAGGTAACTCCACGCGCTGCAACTAATTCTTCAGGCTATAATTTTAACCGAGGAACAGGAGTGGGGCGCCCCACAATTGATCGGGCCGACCCGGTTACTACACAGCCGTCAATGCCATCTTATCCACTTAAACCATCCGGTATTCGTAGTCAACGGACTGAAATTCCGCCCTTGGGTACGCCCAATCAGATGTTGGCTAACGAGTCCAATCTGCCAGAACCAGCCCCTAACGTGGGTATCTCTTCGGAAAAGAAAGTGGAGCGAATCCTTATCTTTTATACAGACGGGTCGTTCAGAGAATATATGCCAACAACTTAA
- a CDS encoding 2,3,4,5-tetrahydropyridine-2,6-dicarboxylate N-succinyltransferase, protein MTNKIEEIWSNRELLANDESIQIIKEVINKLDKGELRVATPPSTEDGEWTVNEWVKKAILLYFVSQQMKTEEVGIFTFNDKIPLKNNFAEAKVRAVPPAVARYGSYQAPGVILMPSYVNIGAYVDERTMVDTWATVGSCAQIGKDVHLSGGVGIGGVLEPPQAAPVIIEDGAFIGSRCIVVEGAHIGKRAVLGAGVTITGSSKIIDVTGDKPVEYKGYVPANSVVIPGSYAKQFPAGEFHVPCAIIIGQRKPSTDLKTSLNDALRENNVSV, encoded by the coding sequence ATGACTAACAAAATCGAGGAAATTTGGTCCAACCGAGAGCTACTGGCCAACGATGAATCTATACAAATCATAAAGGAGGTAATTAATAAATTAGATAAGGGGGAACTCCGGGTGGCCACTCCACCTAGTACCGAGGATGGCGAATGGACCGTAAATGAATGGGTCAAAAAAGCAATTCTTCTTTATTTCGTCAGTCAGCAAATGAAGACTGAGGAGGTAGGTATCTTTACCTTTAATGACAAAATTCCCCTAAAAAACAATTTCGCCGAAGCCAAAGTCAGAGCTGTACCACCAGCAGTTGCTCGCTATGGCTCTTACCAGGCACCCGGTGTTATTCTTATGCCATCGTACGTAAATATTGGAGCGTACGTAGATGAGCGTACGATGGTGGATACCTGGGCAACAGTTGGTAGTTGTGCGCAGATTGGTAAAGATGTTCACCTAAGTGGGGGAGTAGGTATTGGTGGAGTACTTGAGCCACCTCAGGCCGCACCCGTTATTATCGAAGATGGCGCATTTATTGGCTCGAGATGCATTGTGGTTGAAGGTGCACACATTGGTAAACGTGCCGTTTTAGGAGCTGGCGTTACTATTACTGGATCATCCAAAATAATCGACGTAACGGGTGACAAGCCTGTTGAATACAAGGGTTATGTTCCTGCTAATTCTGTCGTGATTCCAGGAAGTTATGCTAAACAATTTCCAGCGGGAGAATTTCACGTACCCTGCGCTATTATTATTGGTCAGCGGAAACCGTCTACAGATTTAAAAACGTCCCTGAATGATGCACTCCGGGAAAATAATGTATCAGTTTAA